The window AGGCTAATGATTTGTCCAGAAGGTTGAATTCCCAACTACGCAACTAACCCCCGTTTCTCCTATACAAGGGTCTTCTTTTCTGTAACTGTTTTTTCTGCTAACTATTAAGTGACCCCCCCCCGGGTGGTCGATTTTCGCGCGTCCCGCCCTTCGTGAAACGCTGTCAAAGCTACGTTCAGCCGCCAGAGCTGGGCCTTTCTTCCTTCGTGGCCGCAAGACCAAACGCTCCAGTTCTCCGCACGATAACCGTGCTCTCGTTCAGGTTGTCGCATAGAGTGGGACTATTGCTGCAATCGTTCTTCGTTGATTTGACGCGGTGAAGCCACCATTCTTATATCGAGTGTTCGCGGCTGGCGGGTTTGGGCGGTGGTGGGGGGCTGGGAAGCCGGTCGTTTCCTGTTACCCGAAATCGACCTATGCGGGAGCCCGTTAACTTTGGCGAGCGGCAACCTCGACCAGGCAGAAGACCCAGTTGTCTACTGTGACATCCTGCCCCACCAGGTCGGCGGCGTGGGAGCGCTCTCTGAAGGGAGGGTTGCTACCTGCTCACGGTCGAATCCGGCGAGGCCCGGAAGGGAGCAGTCGTAAGGTCGACGTTCGACGCAGGTGGGATCCCAGGGTGGAGAAAACAGCTAGGACACCGTGCCTGGAAGAGATGCCCATCACCAGAGGACGCCATCACCGCCTTTGGGGATTCTACGACTAGCCCCAGAACTCCAATCTGAAGTGGTCAACCTGCATCTCTGGATGAAGAGAGAAGGCTACAGCCTGGCAACAATCAAAGATCGCACCAAGACAGTCAAACGGCTCTTTCTTCACTTAGGGAGTTTGCTAGATGGAGAGGCAGTAGCAAGACCAGATGGAACATGGTTGCAGTTTGAAAAGCTGCCATCAGTTGTGGTATAGGGCTGGATTTGGAATCTGTCGTCTAGTAGCACAGTGAGAAAATTGCCATTCTCGGACACTATATGGAGATCCGTGTATGCAAACCTACTGAGGACCTTCCAGGTAATGTTCAGCAAAGTTGTGGGTTCTGCAGTCGTCAGAGTGTGATCGGAGAAGTATGCGAAACCGACTATGAAGTCGCCATGATTGGTAACAATGAAAGTGCAGTTGGAGGGGTCGTAGCCACACCGATAGTAGCCATTAGAGTTCCTTGTTCTGTTGGCGATAAAATAGGGAGAGGTTGTCCAATCACTGCCGAGGGAATAATCAACAACGGCGACTGCTTGGGCATTAAATGTTATGTGGAATTGCCAAGCCATTATTCCCGGAACATAGCTAGCATTCAGGGCCGTTGTGAACAGATCGCCTTCCCTTAGGTGGATGTCCTTCATGCTAGGTAGGCTCAGGTTGGGGGGAGAAGTGGTGGCATGTACAGGAAAAACTGGCAAGAGAATCAAAACCAAAGTGGCCAGAGCAAGAATTGCAGCTTTCATGGAAGATTAGCCAAAGCGAACCAACAGAGGTTCAATTATTTAACAATGGCAACATCAGGGTTCAGTTTACTCTTCCAAAGAGGACCTGGGTTACGTGTCTACATCGAGGAATGTGTGGCCTGATGACTTGTGACTAAACAATTGTCCATGACTCCTACCAACCTGTCTGGAAGAGATACCCATCACCAGAGGACGCCACCACCACGGCCTTTTACGGTCTGATCAAAGCCGTCGGCGTAGATCGGCTACCTACCTAGGGGCTGAGCCTAGACCACTATCACGGTCGTAGAGCCCATCGCGGATGAGCCAACCAGATCCATTACGGTGCAGGTCGCGACCTTTGTGCCAACGGAAGTGTAGGCGTGAGTCGGGTTCGGTCCCGTGCCAGTACCTCCGTCACCAAATGTCCAAGAATAAGAATACGGTTGAATTCCCCCCGTTGCCATACATGAGAATGAGACCTGTTGACCTACAATTGCAGTCATAGGATTTGCGCTAGCTGAAGCGGCGAGAGGAGCGGGAGGGCTAACCCTGCTAGTGTTCTGGAAGGAGACAGAGCTTGCACCAAGTACATTCGTTATCAATAGAAGAAAAAGAAAAGGGGAAATTAGGGCGATCGATAGACGCATCTTCCGCACTACGTGACCGAAACGGTAAACGTAGGTCCCGGATTTGCTAGGGGAGCAAATGCCCCGGCGCACACGCCGATAGAAACTGGCGAGGTCGTTGCTGTGTTAGCTGCGAGGGTCGGTGGAACGCCGGAGGGGGACTGGAAAACCAAGCCGCTGCCCGTCGAGGGACAAGCGCCGGCTCCCCCAAGACTACTGGTAACAGTAGGGTTGTCAGACGTCGACCCTTGGTTGTCGATGCAGAAGTACTCGATCTGCGGAGCTCCTCCCTGCGTTAGGTTCCAGAATACGGAAGAGGGGGCGTTTGTGTAAGCTCCGTTGAGATGCGCGGGACAACTTCCAGGATTGGTGTTGGAGAGCTGCGTGATGAATATGTTCAAGCCAGTGTTTATCCTTGAAGTGTTTTGGATGGTGACTTGGGTCGCCGCAAAGCCGGCGGCCACGATTATTACTGGGATCACGAAGGCGAGTAGTTTCAGGTGTCGAGTGTTCATTGTTGAAGAAAGGGGTTACATTCGGTCTATTTAGACTGTGCATAGAGAAGTACTCCTAACGATATCTAATTATGACTAAGGATAAACTGATATGCAATTTAGCCATTAACCCTGGTCGCCAGTTTCCACGCGGGGCCTTTCGACGCTCGAATCTGCCCATGGGTCTATTTCGAAGGGTCGGACATCCATCCCGGAGATGGAGTACCCGTAGCTTCGAAGCTTCTTCAGGAAAGCGTTGCCTCTTCCTCTGAGTTCTGACAGGTTCGTTGCGAAATTCTTGAAGATCTCTCTCGCTTTCGTAGAATGGACTAGTTCTTGCTTACTGACGAGGCTCAAGGTCCCTTCAGCGATCTTGTCGAGGTAGCCGTTGTAGAACTCGACAAAATCATTGGCTAGCTCGACCAGATCGTAGTCGAGCAGAACCCCTGCCTTCCGCATCATTATCCTGACCTTATCTCGCATTGAGAAATACCAGAACTGGAATACAAGAAATAAGTCCTTGACTCCAGGGATCTTT is drawn from Candidatus Bathyarchaeia archaeon and contains these coding sequences:
- a CDS encoding PKD domain-containing protein; the protein is MRLSIALISPFLFLLLITNVLGASSVSFQNTSRVSPPAPLAASASANPMTAIVGQQVSFSCMATGGIQPYSYSWTFGDGGTGTGPNPTHAYTSVGTKVATCTVMDLVGSSAMGSTTVIVV